In Bacillus cytotoxicus NVH 391-98, the following are encoded in one genomic region:
- a CDS encoding response regulator transcription factor, with product MENEPRILVVDDEDRIRRLLKMYLERENYVIDEADNGDTALEKALQNDYDLILLDIMMPGKDGIEVCKGIREKKATPVIMLTAKGEEVNRVQGFEVGSDDYIVKPFSPREVVLRVKAVLRRSVSTTFFTQDTTTKDVIVFPHLTIDNDAHRITADGQEVNLTPKEYELLLFLAKSPDKVFDREQLLKEVWQYEFFGDLRTVDTHVKRLREKLSKKSPNAAKMIVTVWGVGYKFEVVND from the coding sequence ATGGAAAACGAACCAAGAATTTTAGTTGTAGATGATGAGGATCGAATTCGTCGTTTATTAAAAATGTATTTAGAAAGAGAGAACTACGTAATTGATGAAGCTGACAATGGTGATACAGCTTTAGAAAAGGCACTGCAAAATGATTATGATTTAATTCTATTAGATATTATGATGCCTGGAAAAGATGGAATAGAAGTTTGTAAAGGAATTCGTGAGAAAAAAGCAACACCAGTTATTATGCTGACAGCTAAAGGTGAGGAAGTAAATAGAGTACAAGGATTTGAAGTTGGATCTGATGATTATATTGTAAAACCATTTAGTCCGCGCGAAGTTGTTCTTCGTGTGAAAGCTGTATTGCGCCGTTCTGTATCGACAACATTCTTTACACAAGATACAACCACGAAAGATGTAATTGTATTCCCGCATCTAACAATTGATAATGATGCTCATCGCATTACAGCAGATGGACAGGAAGTAAATTTAACACCGAAAGAGTATGAATTGTTACTATTCTTAGCGAAGTCTCCAGATAAAGTGTTTGATCGTGAACAATTATTAAAAGAAGTGTGGCAATATGAATTCTTTGGAGACTTACGTACAGTGGATACACATGTGAAGCGTTTACGCGAGAAGCTCAGTAAAAAATCACCTAATGCAGCGAAGATGATTGTAACTGTATGGGGCGTGGGTTATAAGTTTGAGGTTGTGAACGACTGA